In a single window of the Gossypium hirsutum isolate 1008001.06 chromosome A13, Gossypium_hirsutum_v2.1, whole genome shotgun sequence genome:
- the LOC107894208 gene encoding sister chromatid cohesion 1 protein 4 isoform X2, with the protein MFYSQFILAKKGPLGTIWIAAHLERKLRKNQVADTDIGVSVDSILFPEVPIALRLSSHLLLGVVRIYSRKVNYLFDDCSEALLKIKQAFRSTAVDLPPEELTAPYHSITLPETFDLDDFELPDNEIFQGNYFDNHISSREQITLQDTMGNVVYSTSQFGFDERFGEGDTSQIGLLDEELVLDRVAVPGSVEVSEYDLQGSDVPQKASNLEAVPMVCSGDQDEDLAANSEFVENDQDVATPGLMESEHHILTELGNECVENASNKSNSLDGDTGPVDQYLHNDVDHDAVPPKNGCQFGDMEKEQTKPPGSSVHDALSVEYTSAVGTVGGPDGLDRVEDMQNGVMHSIDRTDGECAESPSCSHITFDLEDPSRRTCLSSICVPTSDGCLENGQASHKSENGNDAETTDNLEEPFSPAKAIASNPSCPLQLPSRPTVIDGEAQASLEPNDSENPETPIVHENLSSVQVLGSDSLTAAEQNLVDLSRREEEVHASGASIEVQVEACQTQSLEPALCDDQLENSNNCAMSDLPAPEKLLSAPEGPLDKPSDLLGESTPDKEVLAENEDIDSGTKLISGKKRGIAESTLTIESMNSVESFGRPRSMRTAETVPDDDDFLSSILVGRSSVFKMKPTPPLEVASMKRARSAPRSSTIKRKVLMDDTMVLHGDTIREQLVNTEDIRHIRKKAPCTRPEISLIQRKFLDEIFSEPIFTGISGDLACLHSKPYDLSSVRISEGEEFHASSELAKNLECSVRPSIGEAGIEGSSVPVIHGSDEQTQSAAIPSQADTQQGEYSDLNAQQDRYAVDDVPQFLQHEPLDGITEMEIDKDNVEVATLANCSVLNELGLSSHADLDTGGTSNKTAEEVTNTTDGSMLNIATCLPPDQKMTTQPGEDASELDLRNDKGTNPTEVLEHNVESIIAAETESKAADELLEESKANTSVEVSVADCSEPIENGYDSLASVHTGEFVNGAQNAYETRYGKIDVADEAQVEGSFLDNEHNDSIFKGSEESKLDSTYSEKVDMALKNASLIDGETPIFLEVDAVNEEMISLADNRAEYEDVAVANDTEFLNVDDNELGGDEDDDGMPCGDESRLVENSGWSSRTRAVAKYLQNLFEDEVIHGHKVLSMDSLLARKTQKEASRMFFETLVIPLFPSTCFFKSTHLL; encoded by the exons ATGTTTTATTCACAGTTCATATTGGCGAAGAAAGGTCCGTTGGGGACAATATGGATTGCAGCACATCTGGAGAGGAAGCTCCGAAAGAATCAGGTGGCAGATACTGATATCGGTGTCTCTGTTG ACTCTATTCTATTTCCTGAAGTACCGATTGCACTACGATTGTCCAGTCATCTTCTTCTTGGAGTGGTGAGGATATATTCCCGAAAGGTGAATTACCTTTTTGATGATTGCAGCGAAGCATTGCTTAAGATAAAGCAGGCATTTCGCTCCACTGCAGTAGATTTACCACCAGAAGAATTGACTGCGCCCTACCATTCAATCACTTTGCCTGAGACTTTTGATCTTGATGACTTTGAGCTGCCCGACAATGAGATTTTTCAGGG TAACTATTTTGATAATCACATTAGCTCAAGAGAGCAGATTACACTTCAAGATACCATGGGCAACGTGGTTTACTCTACATCACAATTTGGATTTGATG AGCGGTTTGGTGAGGGTGACACTTCTCAGATTGGTCTGCTTGATGAG GAACTAGTCCTAGATCGGGTTGCAGTGCCAGGATCTGTTGAAGTTTCTGA GTATGATCTTCAGGGATCAGATGTACCACAGAAAGCGAGTAATTTAGAAGCTGTGCCTATGGTTTGCAGTGGGGATCAG GATGAAGATCTAGCTGCAAATTCTGAATTTGTCGAGAACGATCAAGATGTTGCTACTCCGGGATTAATGGAATCAGAACATCACATTCTTACGGAATTGGGCAATGAGTGTGTAGAAAATGCTTCTAATAAATCAAATTCTCTCGATGGGGATACTGGTCCAGTGGATCAGTATTTGCACAATGATGTAGATCATGACGCTGTGCCTCCTAAAAATGGTTGCCAGTTTGGTGACATGGAGAAAGAACAAACTAAACCACCAGGAAGTTCTGTCCATGATGCCTTGTCTGTGGAGTACACATCTGCTGTTGGTACTGTCGGAGGACCTGATGGCTTGGATAGGGTGGAAGATATGCAGAATGGTGTTATGCACTCAATTGATAGAACTGATGGAGAATGTGCAGAATCTCCTAGCTGCTCCCATATCACCTTTGACTTGGAGGACCCTTCTCGAAGAACATGTTTAAGTAGCATCTGTGTGCCCACATCAGATGGCTGCTTGGAGAATGGCCAAGCATCGCATAAATCTGAAAATGGAAATGATGCTGAAACCACTGATAATTTGGAAGAGCCATTCTCTCCTGCCAAAGCAATAGCTTCAAATCCTTCCTGTCCCCTGCAGTTGCCCAGTAGACCAACAGTTATTGATGGTGAAGCTCAAGCTTCTCTGGAACCAAATGATTCTGAAAATCCTGAAACCCCTATTGTTCATGAAAATCTGTCATCTGTTCAAGTTCTTGGAAGTGATAGTCTGACTGCTGCAGAGCAAAACTTGGTAGATTTGTCCCGAAGGGAGGAGGAAGTTCATGCTTCTGGAGCTTCAATTGAGGTGCAAG TTGAAGCCTGCCAAACTCAGAGTTTGGAACCTGCTTTATGTGATGATCAGTTGGAAAATTCAAATAATTGTGCTATGTCTGATTTGCCTGCACCTGAAAAGTTACTCTCTGCACCCGAAGGACCTCTTGATAAACCAAGTGATTTGCTGGGAGAGTCTACACCAGACAAAGAAGTCCTAGCAGAGAATGAGGATATTGATAGTGGAACCAAGCTCATTTCAGGAAAAAAACGAGGTATAGCTGAAAGTACATTAACCATAGAGAGTATGAACTCAGTTGAATCATTTGGAAGGCCTAGATCCATGAGAACTGCAGAAACGGTTCCTGATGATGATGACTTTTTGTCTTCTATTTTAG TTGGAAGATCTTCTGTTTTCAAAATGAAACCAACACCTCCTCTTGAAGTAGCATCCATGAAACGTGCACGATCTGCACCAAGATCTAGTACCATCAAGAGAAAAGTGCTTATGGATGATACTATGGTTTTACATGGCGA TACAATACGGGAGCAGTTGGTTAATACTGAAGACATACGTCACATACGCAAGAAAGCCCCTTGCACTCGCCCTGAAATTTCATTGATTCAGAGAAAATTCTTAGATGAGATCTTTAGCGAACCTATATTTACTG GTATCTCAGGTGACTTGGCATGTTTGCACAGTAAACCATATGATCTAAGCAGTGTCAGGATTTCTGAAGGTGAGGAATTCCATGCATCATCTGAACTAGCTAAGAATTTGGAGTGTTCTGTCAGACCTAGTATTGGTGAAGCTGGAATCGAAGGAAGCTCTGTGCCTGTGATTCATGGGAGTGATGAGCAAACACAATCTGCTGCCATTCCTAGTCAGGCTGATACTCAGCAGGGTGAATACAGTGATCTTAATGCTCAGCAGGATAGATATGCTGTTGATGATGTGCCTCAATTTTTGCAACATGAACCTTTGGATGGGATCACTGAAATGGAAATTGACAAAGATAATGTTGAAGTTGCTACTCTAGCAAATTGTTCTGTTCTGAATGAGTTAGGGTTATCATCACATGCTGATCTTGATACTGGAGGTACTAGTAACAAGACAGCTGAGGAGGTAACCAACACCACTGATGGCTCCATGTTAAACATTGCAACATGCCTTCCACCTGATCAAAAAATGACTACTCAACCTGGAGAGGATGCTTCTGAATTGGATTTGAGAAATGACAAAGGAACTAATCCTACTGAAGTTTTAGAACACAATGTTGAAAGTATCATTGCAGCTGAAACTGAATCAAAAGCAGCTGATGAGTTGTTAGAAGAAAGTAAAGCCAATACTTCAGTTGAGGTCAGTGTAGCAGACTGCTCTGAACCAATTGAAAATGGATACGATTCTCTTGCATCTGTACACACTGGTGAGTTTGTGAATGGCGCTCAAAATGCCTATGAAACTAGATATGGTAAGATTGATGTAGCAGATGAGGCTCAAGTTGAGGGTTCTTTCTTGGATAATGAACACAACGACAGTATCTTCAAGGGTAGCGAAGAAAGTAAACTGGATTCTACGTATTCAGAGAAGGTTGATATGGCTCTGAAAAATGCTTCGTTAATTGATGGAGAAACTCCAATCTTTCTGGAAGTTGATGCAGTCAATGAAGAAATGATCTCTCTTGCAGATAATCGTGCT GAATACGAGGATGTTGCAGTTGCAAATGACACAG AATTTCTGAATGTAGATGATAATGAGCTAGGtggtgatgaagatgatgatggcaTGCCTTGTGGCGATGAAAGTCGTCTTGTTGAAAACAGTGGATGGTCTTCTCGTACCAG GGCTGTTGCCAAGTATCTCCAGAATTTATTTGAGGATGAAGTTATACATGGACATAAGGTACTTTCAATGGACAGTCTATTGGCTCGTAAAACACAGAAAGAAGCATCGAGGATGTTTTTTGAAACACTG GTAATTCCATTGTTTCCAAGTACCTGTTTTTTCAAGAGCACGCATCTCCTCTAA
- the LOC107894208 gene encoding sister chromatid cohesion 1 protein 4 isoform X1, whose product MFYSQFILAKKGPLGTIWIAAHLERKLRKNQVADTDIGVSVDSILFPEVPIALRLSSHLLLGVVRIYSRKVNYLFDDCSEALLKIKQAFRSTAVDLPPEELTAPYHSITLPETFDLDDFELPDNEIFQGNYFDNHISSREQITLQDTMGNVVYSTSQFGFDERFGEGDTSQIGLLDEELVLDRVAVPGSVEVSEYDLQGSDVPQKASNLEAVPMVCSGDQDEDLAANSEFVENDQDVATPGLMESEHHILTELGNECVENASNKSNSLDGDTGPVDQYLHNDVDHDAVPPKNGCQFGDMEKEQTKPPGSSVHDALSVEYTSAVGTVGGPDGLDRVEDMQNGVMHSIDRTDGECAESPSCSHITFDLEDPSRRTCLSSICVPTSDGCLENGQASHKSENGNDAETTDNLEEPFSPAKAIASNPSCPLQLPSRPTVIDGEAQASLEPNDSENPETPIVHENLSSVQVLGSDSLTAAEQNLVDLSRREEEVHASGASIEVQVEACQTQSLEPALCDDQLENSNNCAMSDLPAPEKLLSAPEGPLDKPSDLLGESTPDKEVLAENEDIDSGTKLISGKKRGIAESTLTIESMNSVESFGRPRSMRTAETVPDDDDFLSSILVGRSSVFKMKPTPPLEVASMKRARSAPRSSTIKRKVLMDDTMVLHGDTIREQLVNTEDIRHIRKKAPCTRPEISLIQRKFLDEIFSEPIFTGISGDLACLHSKPYDLSSVRISEGEEFHASSELAKNLECSVRPSIGEAGIEGSSVPVIHGSDEQTQSAAIPSQADTQQGEYSDLNAQQDRYAVDDVPQFLQHEPLDGITEMEIDKDNVEVATLANCSVLNELGLSSHADLDTGGTSNKTAEEVTNTTDGSMLNIATCLPPDQKMTTQPGEDASELDLRNDKGTNPTEVLEHNVESIIAAETESKAADELLEESKANTSVEVSVADCSEPIENGYDSLASVHTGEFVNGAQNAYETRYGKIDVADEAQVEGSFLDNEHNDSIFKGSEESKLDSTYSEKVDMALKNASLIDGETPIFLEVDAVNEEMISLADNRAEYEDVAVANDTEFLNVDDNELGGDEDDDGMPCGDESRLVENSGWSSRTRAVAKYLQNLFEDEVIHGHKVLSMDSLLARKTQKEASRMFFETLVLKTRDYIHVEQGKPFDNIYIMPRAKLMKSDF is encoded by the exons ATGTTTTATTCACAGTTCATATTGGCGAAGAAAGGTCCGTTGGGGACAATATGGATTGCAGCACATCTGGAGAGGAAGCTCCGAAAGAATCAGGTGGCAGATACTGATATCGGTGTCTCTGTTG ACTCTATTCTATTTCCTGAAGTACCGATTGCACTACGATTGTCCAGTCATCTTCTTCTTGGAGTGGTGAGGATATATTCCCGAAAGGTGAATTACCTTTTTGATGATTGCAGCGAAGCATTGCTTAAGATAAAGCAGGCATTTCGCTCCACTGCAGTAGATTTACCACCAGAAGAATTGACTGCGCCCTACCATTCAATCACTTTGCCTGAGACTTTTGATCTTGATGACTTTGAGCTGCCCGACAATGAGATTTTTCAGGG TAACTATTTTGATAATCACATTAGCTCAAGAGAGCAGATTACACTTCAAGATACCATGGGCAACGTGGTTTACTCTACATCACAATTTGGATTTGATG AGCGGTTTGGTGAGGGTGACACTTCTCAGATTGGTCTGCTTGATGAG GAACTAGTCCTAGATCGGGTTGCAGTGCCAGGATCTGTTGAAGTTTCTGA GTATGATCTTCAGGGATCAGATGTACCACAGAAAGCGAGTAATTTAGAAGCTGTGCCTATGGTTTGCAGTGGGGATCAG GATGAAGATCTAGCTGCAAATTCTGAATTTGTCGAGAACGATCAAGATGTTGCTACTCCGGGATTAATGGAATCAGAACATCACATTCTTACGGAATTGGGCAATGAGTGTGTAGAAAATGCTTCTAATAAATCAAATTCTCTCGATGGGGATACTGGTCCAGTGGATCAGTATTTGCACAATGATGTAGATCATGACGCTGTGCCTCCTAAAAATGGTTGCCAGTTTGGTGACATGGAGAAAGAACAAACTAAACCACCAGGAAGTTCTGTCCATGATGCCTTGTCTGTGGAGTACACATCTGCTGTTGGTACTGTCGGAGGACCTGATGGCTTGGATAGGGTGGAAGATATGCAGAATGGTGTTATGCACTCAATTGATAGAACTGATGGAGAATGTGCAGAATCTCCTAGCTGCTCCCATATCACCTTTGACTTGGAGGACCCTTCTCGAAGAACATGTTTAAGTAGCATCTGTGTGCCCACATCAGATGGCTGCTTGGAGAATGGCCAAGCATCGCATAAATCTGAAAATGGAAATGATGCTGAAACCACTGATAATTTGGAAGAGCCATTCTCTCCTGCCAAAGCAATAGCTTCAAATCCTTCCTGTCCCCTGCAGTTGCCCAGTAGACCAACAGTTATTGATGGTGAAGCTCAAGCTTCTCTGGAACCAAATGATTCTGAAAATCCTGAAACCCCTATTGTTCATGAAAATCTGTCATCTGTTCAAGTTCTTGGAAGTGATAGTCTGACTGCTGCAGAGCAAAACTTGGTAGATTTGTCCCGAAGGGAGGAGGAAGTTCATGCTTCTGGAGCTTCAATTGAGGTGCAAG TTGAAGCCTGCCAAACTCAGAGTTTGGAACCTGCTTTATGTGATGATCAGTTGGAAAATTCAAATAATTGTGCTATGTCTGATTTGCCTGCACCTGAAAAGTTACTCTCTGCACCCGAAGGACCTCTTGATAAACCAAGTGATTTGCTGGGAGAGTCTACACCAGACAAAGAAGTCCTAGCAGAGAATGAGGATATTGATAGTGGAACCAAGCTCATTTCAGGAAAAAAACGAGGTATAGCTGAAAGTACATTAACCATAGAGAGTATGAACTCAGTTGAATCATTTGGAAGGCCTAGATCCATGAGAACTGCAGAAACGGTTCCTGATGATGATGACTTTTTGTCTTCTATTTTAG TTGGAAGATCTTCTGTTTTCAAAATGAAACCAACACCTCCTCTTGAAGTAGCATCCATGAAACGTGCACGATCTGCACCAAGATCTAGTACCATCAAGAGAAAAGTGCTTATGGATGATACTATGGTTTTACATGGCGA TACAATACGGGAGCAGTTGGTTAATACTGAAGACATACGTCACATACGCAAGAAAGCCCCTTGCACTCGCCCTGAAATTTCATTGATTCAGAGAAAATTCTTAGATGAGATCTTTAGCGAACCTATATTTACTG GTATCTCAGGTGACTTGGCATGTTTGCACAGTAAACCATATGATCTAAGCAGTGTCAGGATTTCTGAAGGTGAGGAATTCCATGCATCATCTGAACTAGCTAAGAATTTGGAGTGTTCTGTCAGACCTAGTATTGGTGAAGCTGGAATCGAAGGAAGCTCTGTGCCTGTGATTCATGGGAGTGATGAGCAAACACAATCTGCTGCCATTCCTAGTCAGGCTGATACTCAGCAGGGTGAATACAGTGATCTTAATGCTCAGCAGGATAGATATGCTGTTGATGATGTGCCTCAATTTTTGCAACATGAACCTTTGGATGGGATCACTGAAATGGAAATTGACAAAGATAATGTTGAAGTTGCTACTCTAGCAAATTGTTCTGTTCTGAATGAGTTAGGGTTATCATCACATGCTGATCTTGATACTGGAGGTACTAGTAACAAGACAGCTGAGGAGGTAACCAACACCACTGATGGCTCCATGTTAAACATTGCAACATGCCTTCCACCTGATCAAAAAATGACTACTCAACCTGGAGAGGATGCTTCTGAATTGGATTTGAGAAATGACAAAGGAACTAATCCTACTGAAGTTTTAGAACACAATGTTGAAAGTATCATTGCAGCTGAAACTGAATCAAAAGCAGCTGATGAGTTGTTAGAAGAAAGTAAAGCCAATACTTCAGTTGAGGTCAGTGTAGCAGACTGCTCTGAACCAATTGAAAATGGATACGATTCTCTTGCATCTGTACACACTGGTGAGTTTGTGAATGGCGCTCAAAATGCCTATGAAACTAGATATGGTAAGATTGATGTAGCAGATGAGGCTCAAGTTGAGGGTTCTTTCTTGGATAATGAACACAACGACAGTATCTTCAAGGGTAGCGAAGAAAGTAAACTGGATTCTACGTATTCAGAGAAGGTTGATATGGCTCTGAAAAATGCTTCGTTAATTGATGGAGAAACTCCAATCTTTCTGGAAGTTGATGCAGTCAATGAAGAAATGATCTCTCTTGCAGATAATCGTGCT GAATACGAGGATGTTGCAGTTGCAAATGACACAG AATTTCTGAATGTAGATGATAATGAGCTAGGtggtgatgaagatgatgatggcaTGCCTTGTGGCGATGAAAGTCGTCTTGTTGAAAACAGTGGATGGTCTTCTCGTACCAG GGCTGTTGCCAAGTATCTCCAGAATTTATTTGAGGATGAAGTTATACATGGACATAAGGTACTTTCAATGGACAGTCTATTGGCTCGTAAAACACAGAAAGAAGCATCGAGGATGTTTTTTGAAACACTG
- the LOC107894208 gene encoding sister chromatid cohesion 1 protein 4 isoform X4 has product MGNVVYSTSQFGFDERFGEGDTSQIGLLDEELVLDRVAVPGSVEVSEYDLQGSDVPQKASNLEAVPMVCSGDQDEDLAANSEFVENDQDVATPGLMESEHHILTELGNECVENASNKSNSLDGDTGPVDQYLHNDVDHDAVPPKNGCQFGDMEKEQTKPPGSSVHDALSVEYTSAVGTVGGPDGLDRVEDMQNGVMHSIDRTDGECAESPSCSHITFDLEDPSRRTCLSSICVPTSDGCLENGQASHKSENGNDAETTDNLEEPFSPAKAIASNPSCPLQLPSRPTVIDGEAQASLEPNDSENPETPIVHENLSSVQVLGSDSLTAAEQNLVDLSRREEEVHASGASIEVQVEACQTQSLEPALCDDQLENSNNCAMSDLPAPEKLLSAPEGPLDKPSDLLGESTPDKEVLAENEDIDSGTKLISGKKRGIAESTLTIESMNSVESFGRPRSMRTAETVPDDDDFLSSILVGRSSVFKMKPTPPLEVASMKRARSAPRSSTIKRKVLMDDTMVLHGDTIREQLVNTEDIRHIRKKAPCTRPEISLIQRKFLDEIFSEPIFTGISGDLACLHSKPYDLSSVRISEGEEFHASSELAKNLECSVRPSIGEAGIEGSSVPVIHGSDEQTQSAAIPSQADTQQGEYSDLNAQQDRYAVDDVPQFLQHEPLDGITEMEIDKDNVEVATLANCSVLNELGLSSHADLDTGGTSNKTAEEVTNTTDGSMLNIATCLPPDQKMTTQPGEDASELDLRNDKGTNPTEVLEHNVESIIAAETESKAADELLEESKANTSVEVSVADCSEPIENGYDSLASVHTGEFVNGAQNAYETRYGKIDVADEAQVEGSFLDNEHNDSIFKGSEESKLDSTYSEKVDMALKNASLIDGETPIFLEVDAVNEEMISLADNRAEYEDVAVANDTEFLNVDDNELGGDEDDDGMPCGDESRLVENSGWSSRTRAVAKYLQNLFEDEVIHGHKVLSMDSLLARKTQKEASRMFFETLVLKTRDYIHVEQGKPFDNIYIMPRAKLMKSDF; this is encoded by the exons ATGGGCAACGTGGTTTACTCTACATCACAATTTGGATTTGATG AGCGGTTTGGTGAGGGTGACACTTCTCAGATTGGTCTGCTTGATGAG GAACTAGTCCTAGATCGGGTTGCAGTGCCAGGATCTGTTGAAGTTTCTGA GTATGATCTTCAGGGATCAGATGTACCACAGAAAGCGAGTAATTTAGAAGCTGTGCCTATGGTTTGCAGTGGGGATCAG GATGAAGATCTAGCTGCAAATTCTGAATTTGTCGAGAACGATCAAGATGTTGCTACTCCGGGATTAATGGAATCAGAACATCACATTCTTACGGAATTGGGCAATGAGTGTGTAGAAAATGCTTCTAATAAATCAAATTCTCTCGATGGGGATACTGGTCCAGTGGATCAGTATTTGCACAATGATGTAGATCATGACGCTGTGCCTCCTAAAAATGGTTGCCAGTTTGGTGACATGGAGAAAGAACAAACTAAACCACCAGGAAGTTCTGTCCATGATGCCTTGTCTGTGGAGTACACATCTGCTGTTGGTACTGTCGGAGGACCTGATGGCTTGGATAGGGTGGAAGATATGCAGAATGGTGTTATGCACTCAATTGATAGAACTGATGGAGAATGTGCAGAATCTCCTAGCTGCTCCCATATCACCTTTGACTTGGAGGACCCTTCTCGAAGAACATGTTTAAGTAGCATCTGTGTGCCCACATCAGATGGCTGCTTGGAGAATGGCCAAGCATCGCATAAATCTGAAAATGGAAATGATGCTGAAACCACTGATAATTTGGAAGAGCCATTCTCTCCTGCCAAAGCAATAGCTTCAAATCCTTCCTGTCCCCTGCAGTTGCCCAGTAGACCAACAGTTATTGATGGTGAAGCTCAAGCTTCTCTGGAACCAAATGATTCTGAAAATCCTGAAACCCCTATTGTTCATGAAAATCTGTCATCTGTTCAAGTTCTTGGAAGTGATAGTCTGACTGCTGCAGAGCAAAACTTGGTAGATTTGTCCCGAAGGGAGGAGGAAGTTCATGCTTCTGGAGCTTCAATTGAGGTGCAAG TTGAAGCCTGCCAAACTCAGAGTTTGGAACCTGCTTTATGTGATGATCAGTTGGAAAATTCAAATAATTGTGCTATGTCTGATTTGCCTGCACCTGAAAAGTTACTCTCTGCACCCGAAGGACCTCTTGATAAACCAAGTGATTTGCTGGGAGAGTCTACACCAGACAAAGAAGTCCTAGCAGAGAATGAGGATATTGATAGTGGAACCAAGCTCATTTCAGGAAAAAAACGAGGTATAGCTGAAAGTACATTAACCATAGAGAGTATGAACTCAGTTGAATCATTTGGAAGGCCTAGATCCATGAGAACTGCAGAAACGGTTCCTGATGATGATGACTTTTTGTCTTCTATTTTAG TTGGAAGATCTTCTGTTTTCAAAATGAAACCAACACCTCCTCTTGAAGTAGCATCCATGAAACGTGCACGATCTGCACCAAGATCTAGTACCATCAAGAGAAAAGTGCTTATGGATGATACTATGGTTTTACATGGCGA TACAATACGGGAGCAGTTGGTTAATACTGAAGACATACGTCACATACGCAAGAAAGCCCCTTGCACTCGCCCTGAAATTTCATTGATTCAGAGAAAATTCTTAGATGAGATCTTTAGCGAACCTATATTTACTG GTATCTCAGGTGACTTGGCATGTTTGCACAGTAAACCATATGATCTAAGCAGTGTCAGGATTTCTGAAGGTGAGGAATTCCATGCATCATCTGAACTAGCTAAGAATTTGGAGTGTTCTGTCAGACCTAGTATTGGTGAAGCTGGAATCGAAGGAAGCTCTGTGCCTGTGATTCATGGGAGTGATGAGCAAACACAATCTGCTGCCATTCCTAGTCAGGCTGATACTCAGCAGGGTGAATACAGTGATCTTAATGCTCAGCAGGATAGATATGCTGTTGATGATGTGCCTCAATTTTTGCAACATGAACCTTTGGATGGGATCACTGAAATGGAAATTGACAAAGATAATGTTGAAGTTGCTACTCTAGCAAATTGTTCTGTTCTGAATGAGTTAGGGTTATCATCACATGCTGATCTTGATACTGGAGGTACTAGTAACAAGACAGCTGAGGAGGTAACCAACACCACTGATGGCTCCATGTTAAACATTGCAACATGCCTTCCACCTGATCAAAAAATGACTACTCAACCTGGAGAGGATGCTTCTGAATTGGATTTGAGAAATGACAAAGGAACTAATCCTACTGAAGTTTTAGAACACAATGTTGAAAGTATCATTGCAGCTGAAACTGAATCAAAAGCAGCTGATGAGTTGTTAGAAGAAAGTAAAGCCAATACTTCAGTTGAGGTCAGTGTAGCAGACTGCTCTGAACCAATTGAAAATGGATACGATTCTCTTGCATCTGTACACACTGGTGAGTTTGTGAATGGCGCTCAAAATGCCTATGAAACTAGATATGGTAAGATTGATGTAGCAGATGAGGCTCAAGTTGAGGGTTCTTTCTTGGATAATGAACACAACGACAGTATCTTCAAGGGTAGCGAAGAAAGTAAACTGGATTCTACGTATTCAGAGAAGGTTGATATGGCTCTGAAAAATGCTTCGTTAATTGATGGAGAAACTCCAATCTTTCTGGAAGTTGATGCAGTCAATGAAGAAATGATCTCTCTTGCAGATAATCGTGCT GAATACGAGGATGTTGCAGTTGCAAATGACACAG AATTTCTGAATGTAGATGATAATGAGCTAGGtggtgatgaagatgatgatggcaTGCCTTGTGGCGATGAAAGTCGTCTTGTTGAAAACAGTGGATGGTCTTCTCGTACCAG GGCTGTTGCCAAGTATCTCCAGAATTTATTTGAGGATGAAGTTATACATGGACATAAGGTACTTTCAATGGACAGTCTATTGGCTCGTAAAACACAGAAAGAAGCATCGAGGATGTTTTTTGAAACACTG